CACAGCATAATAGTTCTATTTTAGCGAAGCAGAGAGCTTATTCTTTAAAACAGGGTTACGTTAATCATATTATTGCTACATTGCAAATGAACCCATAGAAATTTATGGGAAATTAATATCATCTAAATCACAGGTTGAAAAGAAGACAATTGTTGAAATTGTACAGGATAAATTTAAAATCTACTATACTAAATCGGTTAGTCAAATTGAAGTTGAATTGGGCTTGACTTTAAATAAAGTGCGAAAAATTACTATGCAAATTTGGTTAAAGCTATATTAGGCGTTGAGTTAAAACAAGAAGTTGAAGAGTTTAAAAAATCGGATGTTACAATTAAGACCGTTAGAATCGAGAAGAATAATTTGCCACGAGAAAGTGTTTCATTTCCAAGTTTCTGAATATGAAAAATTAATTTTGGAAGATTGGGACGAATCAGAATTCAAAGATTGTTTGGAAAAAAAATTCCTGTTTGTTTTTTTTAAAATAGTGGATAAAGAGTATGTCCTTAATAAAGTAAAATTTTGGAATATGCCACAATCTGATATAAGTGATGTTAAAAGGGTTTGGACGCGAACAAGAGAAATTGTCCAAAATGGGGATATAGTTTCTAAATTAATTGTAAAAGATTCAGGCAGAATATTCGCTCTACAAATTTCCTGGGAAAAGGAAAGCCATATCGCACATGTAAGGCCTCATGCAAAAAATTCATTAGAAACATATTCATTACCAGTACAAGATAATGTAACCGGCTCATTTGAATATACTAAACATTGTTTTTGGTTGAATAATTTTTATATTCGAGATGAAATTTATTTAAAATAGCTATTATAAACCTCGAAATCATTATTTTCTAAGGAGTGAAAATTTAATTTAAGTATGAATTTCTAATGCTTGGAACCTAATTGCGATTAATTTGTGTAAAGTTGCATTTAGATTTCTTTAAAAATTGGAATTATATATATCTTAAAATGTCAAACAAAAATACTACTAAATTCTATTCTCAAAATTATAATCCGAGAAATAAAAGATCGGTTCTTGCTTTTGCTTTTAAGTTGAGAAATTCTACTTTACGAGGTGCTTGCAAGAAAGTGAAAGCAAAAATAAACATAGGAAATAAAGGTGGGTTCGGTACTGCTTTAGAAAAATATTATTTTGAGTATAAACCTAATTCAAATCCAGCACCGGATTTTCCCGAAATTGGTTTAGAGCTAAAATCTTCACCTTTGAAAAAATCTAAACAAAATCGATTTTTGGCGAAGGAGCGTATCGTTCTAAATATGATTAATTATAAAAAATTAATCAATGAAAAATTTTCATCATGTACTGTGATTAAAAAGAATAAAGATCTATTATTTATATTTTATCTTTATGAGAAGGGCAAAAATATTTGGGATTACAAAATTTTAGTTGTTGAAAATTGGAAAATTCCTGAGATTGATTTGCAAATTATAAAAAAGGATTGGAATGAAATTAAATTAAAGGTGAAGCAAGGCAAAGCTCATGAAATATCAGAAGGGGACACTTTCTATCTTGGTGCCTGTACAAAATCGGCAACAGGAAATGATTTCACCGTACAGCCGAAGAGCAAAATTAAAGCTAAACCTCGAGCTTTCTCTTTTAAGCAAGGTTATATTAATCATATTCTTGCAACCATTCAAAAAAAGTCAGGAGATAATTATGGTAAATTAATACAAAGAAAGGAAATTGCAAAAAAATCGTCTGTCGAAGAAATTGTATCTAAAAAGTTTAAAAAGTATATAGGTATGACAATTTCGCAAATTGAAAAGAACTTGGGAATCAAATTGAATAGGTCAGCAAAAAATTATTATTCAAGTTTAACAAAATCTATTCTTGGAATAGAAATAAAAAAGGAAATTGAAGAGTTTGAAAAAGCAAACATTAAAATTAAGGTTGTAAGAATTAAAGAGAACAATTTACCAAACGAAGACATGTCTTTCCCGTACTTTAAATTTCGAGATTTATTAAACGAAAGTTGGGCGGAATCTTCATTTAAAAGTGTTTTGGAGCAGAAGTATTTAATTGTTTTTTTTAGAAAAGTGGGGAACAAATTTATTTTTGAGAAAGTAAAATTTTGGAATATGCCTTATAGGGATATTGTTCAAGCGAAGAGAGTTTGGCTAAGAACTAGGAAAATTTTATCAAATGGTGATATAGTTCTAGGAAAAAAAGGAAAAGGAGAATTACTAATTTTCCAAGTAAGGATTATAATGAAGTCGCTCATGTGCGGCCACATGCAACGAACTCAAAGGATACAGATTATTTACCTGTTAAGGATAGAAAAACAGGCTTGAGGTATTTTACCAAACAAAGTTTCTGGCTTAATAATTCATATATTAGAGATGAGATTTATTTGAAATGATATGTTGTGCAGAGGCAATTTGCAAGAGCTTTTCTTTTTTAATCACAATATTTATTGGACTTTCAACAAATTTATCAGAATGATAAAAATAGAATGGCAGATTGGTATCTTTGAAACATGCTCCATTTATTTTTTCAGTCCTTATTTGAATAACCGTTTTTTTAATTTTATCGTCATTAAAACCAAATTTTTCTAACATTTGAATTATTGCATCTCTTTTTTACAAGTATTAGTTCTATTTTGGTAATATCTTTTCTTTGAATCCCTTATCTTTTGTGGCCCAAATCCATACGATTATATAATATTGAGTCAGTTTTGATTTATCAAGTAGCCAACCTTCAACTTCTTTTCCTGTTGCTAATTTAAAGCTAACCTCAAATGCAAAAGTTGGTAGTGATTTATTTACATAATGAACCATCGCCTTTTCGTCGACCAATAAATTAACTTCGTCTTCTAAATCGAAGATGCACATCAATTCCAAGCATTTGTTCTTCGTATGTAATTCTCCTTTGAAAGTTTTTTACATACTTGAAATAAAATTGATTGTCCAAAAATTTACCGACTTCAATTTCTGCTTCACTATCTGATTTTCTAAAGGAACCACTCATTTAATCGATCTTAAAAATATACTCAATCTCACAAAAGTCTTTTCATAGAAATAGAATACTCGAAAAGCTTAATATCCATCAGATTCCAATACTCGTAAATAAAACACTACTAAACAAGTTCTTATAAGATTTATCCATTTTTACTATCTTTGCAAACTTACAAAAGACCAAATGGACTCCACCCGCCAACAAAAATACAACCGCCTCTTCCTAAAAGAAATCGGTGAGCTTTTCCAGAAGGAAGGCCGGAATTTTTATGGGAATGCTTTTGTGACGGTTACGAATGTGCGCGTGTCGCCGGATTTGGGGATTGCGAATATACATTTGTCGTTTTTTGGGGTAAAAGACCCGAATGCTGTGCTGGAACAGATCAAAAAACATACGAAGGAAATCCGCCATTTACTCGGAAATTCTATCCGACACCAGGCGCGAATTGTGCCGGAATTGAAGTTTTTTCTGGATGATTCGCTGGATTATGTGGAGAAGATGGAGAAGCTTTTTAAGGATATCAATATTCCACCCAGCACCACCAGCTATCAAGAGTATTTTTGTTCAAAGGTTCAAAGTTCAAAGTTGGCTTCGTAGGGAAAGCAGTTGAATCTTGAAACGATTCTTTGCGGTAGAAACCCCCTCTGTTATATATTAGAATTCAACTGGTTAAGTGCTTTCGAAACTTTGAACTTTGAACCTTGAACTTTGACCTAATTTAAAGGCATTTCCTATCTTCGCGCATATTCATAACCCTATATGCAATACGACCCCATAAAGCGCTCCCTGGGCAATGTTTTTAATAAAACTCCTTTCTTAAGACGACTTTTTTATAATCTGCTGGATCTTTTATTGCTCCGTGCATGGCATGTGCATAAGGAACTTCGATTATGGATCCGGACAGCGAAAAAGGATGCAGATATTCTTGATGCAGGCGCGGGATTCGGACAGTATACTTACTGGATGAATCAGAAAAATCAAAACTGGAAGATCACTTCTATCGATGTGAAGGATGAACAAGTGGCTGATTGCAATCGCTTCTTTCAGCAGATCGGTTCTACAAATGTCCGCTTTGAAGTGGGTGACCTTACGAAATATGTTGTGCCGAATGCATATGACCTTGTTGTTTGTGTTGATGTAATGGAACACATCTTAGAAGATGTTCAGGTTTTCAAAAATTATTTCGCATCGATGAAGTCGGGTGGAATGGTTCTGATCTCAACTCCTTCCGATCAGGGTGGCAGCGATGTGCATGGCGATGATGAATCTTCTTTCATCGAAGAACATGTGCGTGATGGATATAACATTCAGGAAATACAGGACAAACTGCGCTCTGCAGGTTTCAATAAAATAGAAGCGCGTTATCAATACGGAACTCCCGGAAAAATTTCGTGGCGACTGTCGATGAAATATCCGATCGTTATGCTCGGCAAAACGAAATTGTTCTTTATCATTCTGCCGTTCTATTATATTATCGCTTATCCGATTTCGTTTGTGCTTAATTATCTGGACACATACGGCAGGCATTCTACAGGCACTGGACTTGTGGTTAAGGCGTGGAAGGATTAAATAAATTTTAGGTCAAAGGTCAGAAGTCAAAGGTCACTACTGCTCGTTTAATTTGACTTTTGTTCTTTGAATCGAATAGAGTACAAATTACATTTACAATTAATAAATATAGGATGTTAATAGCCGTACAGCGTGACCTCTGACTTCTGACCTTTGACCTAAAAAAACACAAAGACCGCCTAAACATGTCAATCTCTTCCCTTATAGCAACAAGGTACTTTTTCAGCCGGAAGTCGCAGCGGGTCATCAACATCATT
This window of the Bacteroidota bacterium genome carries:
- a CDS encoding class I SAM-dependent methyltransferase, which produces MQYDPIKRSLGNVFNKTPFLRRLFYNLLDLLLLRAWHVHKELRLWIRTAKKDADILDAGAGFGQYTYWMNQKNQNWKITSIDVKDEQVADCNRFFQQIGSTNVRFEVGDLTKYVVPNAYDLVVCVDVMEHILEDVQVFKNYFASMKSGGMVLISTPSDQGGSDVHGDDESSFIEEHVRDGYNIQEIQDKLRSAGFNKIEARYQYGTPGKISWRLSMKYPIVMLGKTKLFFIILPFYYIIAYPISFVLNYLDTYGRHSTGTGLVVKAWKD
- the rbfA gene encoding 30S ribosome-binding factor RbfA, with the protein product MDSTRQQKYNRLFLKEIGELFQKEGRNFYGNAFVTVTNVRVSPDLGIANIHLSFFGVKDPNAVLEQIKKHTKEIRHLLGNSIRHQARIVPELKFFLDDSLDYVEKMEKLFKDINIPPSTTSYQEYFCSKVQSSKLAS